A window from Mycolicibacterium tokaiense encodes these proteins:
- a CDS encoding bifunctional o-acetylhomoserine/o-acetylserine sulfhydrylase, with product MTEPTDATLNWSFETKQVHAGQSPDAATGARALPIYQTTSYAFRDTDHAAALFGLAEPGNIYTRIMNPTTDVVEQRIAALEGGVAALFLSSGQAAETFAILNLASAGDHIVSSPRLYGGTYNLFHYTLPKLGIDVSFVDDPDNLDSWRAAVQPNTKAFFGETISNPQIDLLDTPGVSAVAHEHGIPLIVDNTIATPYLIQPISQGADIVVHSATKYLGGHGSAIAGVIVDGGTFDWTQGRHPGFTTPDPSYHGVVFADLGAPAFALKARVQLLRDLGSAASPFNAFLIAQGLETLSLRIERHVANAQKVAEFLEARDDVLSVNYAGLPSSPWHERAKTLAPKGTGAVLAFELAGGVAAGKAFVDALTLHSHVANIGDVRSLVIHPASTTHAQLSPEEQLATGVTPGLVRLAVGIEGIDDILADLEQGFAAASKVGATDPQAVAAF from the coding sequence GTGACTGAACCCACCGATGCCACCCTGAACTGGTCCTTCGAGACCAAGCAGGTGCACGCCGGCCAGAGCCCCGATGCCGCCACCGGCGCGCGGGCCCTGCCGATCTACCAGACCACCTCGTATGCCTTCCGCGACACCGACCACGCCGCGGCGCTGTTCGGGTTGGCGGAGCCTGGCAACATCTACACCCGCATCATGAACCCCACCACCGACGTCGTCGAGCAGCGCATCGCCGCGCTCGAGGGCGGGGTCGCGGCGCTGTTCCTGTCCTCGGGCCAGGCCGCCGAGACCTTCGCGATCCTCAACCTGGCGTCCGCCGGGGACCACATCGTGTCCAGCCCGCGGCTCTACGGCGGCACCTACAACCTGTTCCACTACACCCTGCCCAAGCTGGGTATCGACGTGAGCTTCGTCGACGACCCGGACAACCTGGATTCCTGGCGCGCGGCGGTGCAACCCAACACCAAGGCGTTCTTCGGCGAGACCATCTCCAACCCGCAGATCGACCTGTTGGACACGCCCGGCGTCTCGGCCGTCGCCCACGAGCACGGCATCCCGCTGATCGTCGACAACACCATCGCCACCCCTTACCTGATCCAGCCGATCAGCCAGGGAGCCGACATCGTGGTGCACTCGGCCACCAAATACCTCGGTGGCCACGGCTCGGCCATCGCCGGGGTGATCGTCGACGGCGGTACCTTCGACTGGACCCAGGGCCGGCACCCCGGCTTCACCACCCCGGATCCCAGCTACCACGGTGTGGTGTTCGCCGACCTCGGTGCACCGGCGTTTGCGCTCAAGGCCCGGGTGCAACTGCTGCGCGACCTCGGGTCGGCGGCCTCTCCTTTCAACGCGTTCCTGATCGCCCAGGGCCTGGAGACGCTCAGCTTGCGCATCGAGCGCCACGTGGCCAATGCCCAGAAGGTGGCCGAGTTCCTCGAAGCCCGCGACGACGTGCTGTCGGTCAACTATGCGGGGCTGCCGTCCTCGCCGTGGCATGAGCGGGCGAAGACTTTGGCACCCAAGGGAACCGGCGCGGTGCTGGCCTTCGAACTGGCCGGCGGGGTGGCGGCGGGCAAGGCCTTTGTCGACGCGCTGACCCTGCACAGCCACGTCGCCAACATCGGCGACGTGCGCTCGCTGGTGATCCACCCGGCGTCCACCACGCACGCGCAGCTCTCACCCGAGGAACAGCTGGCCACCGGCGTGACCCCCGGACTGGTGCGACTGGCGGTCGGCATCGAGGGCATCGACGACATCCTGGCCGATCTCGAGCAGGGCTTCGCAGCGGCAAGCAAGGTCGGGGCCACCGATCCGCAAGCCGTGGCGGCCTTTTGA
- a CDS encoding alpha/beta fold hydrolase, with the protein MNSPAVGVAPIHLGSGEPVLLLHPFLCSQNVWRTVAEQLDQRGGLEVFAPTMAGHNGGPTISSWVMDTGLLVDHVERQLDELGWDTAHVVGNSLGGWVAFELERRGRARSLTAVAPAGGWTRFSPTKFETIAKFLAMGPALLAARLAGPRILDIPFGRRIATLMVSGPADGPDNPDLLALLDDATHCHAYIALLVKTLTAPGLLELEEIRTPVQLVLCGKDRVFPTPRGNRHFTENLPAGSTIHKLDGLGHIPMLEAPGMVTELIAEFVEDNASPQPMAPPAG; encoded by the coding sequence ATGAACTCCCCCGCCGTCGGCGTCGCGCCGATCCATCTGGGCTCGGGTGAACCGGTCCTGCTCCTGCACCCTTTCCTGTGCTCGCAGAACGTCTGGCGCACCGTGGCCGAGCAACTCGACCAGCGGGGCGGACTCGAGGTCTTCGCGCCCACCATGGCCGGCCACAACGGCGGACCGACCATCAGCTCCTGGGTCATGGACACCGGTCTGCTGGTCGACCACGTGGAACGACAGCTCGACGAATTAGGTTGGGACACAGCGCATGTCGTGGGCAATTCCCTGGGCGGCTGGGTGGCCTTCGAGCTGGAGCGGCGCGGTCGCGCCCGCAGCCTGACCGCCGTCGCGCCCGCGGGCGGCTGGACCCGTTTCTCACCGACCAAGTTCGAGACCATCGCCAAGTTCCTGGCCATGGGGCCAGCGCTGCTGGCCGCCCGCCTGGCCGGGCCCCGGATCCTGGACATCCCGTTCGGCCGCCGCATCGCCACCCTGATGGTCAGCGGGCCCGCCGACGGCCCCGACAACCCTGACCTGCTGGCCCTGCTCGACGACGCCACACACTGCCACGCCTACATCGCACTGCTGGTCAAGACGCTGACGGCGCCCGGCCTGCTGGAGCTCGAAGAGATTCGCACCCCGGTGCAGCTGGTGCTCTGCGGGAAGGACCGGGTGTTCCCCACTCCGCGCGGCAACCGGCACTTCACCGAGAACCTGCCCGCGGGGTCGACGATCCACAAGCTCGACGGCCTGGGCCACATCCCCATGCTCGAGGCGCCGGGCATGGTCACCGAGCTGATCGCCGAGTTCGTCGAGGACAACGCCTCGCCCCAGCCGATGGCGCCGCCGGCCGGCTGA
- a CDS encoding exodeoxyribonuclease III, translating to MIVSTINVNGIRAAVKHRSADNLGLLPWLAQTNADVVCLQETRADDEQLAAALAPALDDCWQLASAEPHLKGRNGVAVLSRHPFDAVRVGVGVDEFADHGRYLEVDIANLTVASVYVQTGEAETPRQLEKERFMVALAKRMAELSTSGRDAVVCGDWNIAHTENDIKAWKANVKKSGFLPAERQWVGELLDAGWVDVVRHLHPDMAGPYSWWSWRGKAFDNDAGWRIDYQLANQQLAARTVAARVERPEAYALRWSDHAPVTVEYV from the coding sequence GTGATCGTCAGCACCATCAACGTCAACGGCATCCGCGCCGCGGTCAAGCACCGCTCCGCCGACAACCTGGGCCTGCTGCCCTGGCTGGCGCAGACCAATGCCGACGTGGTGTGCCTGCAGGAGACCAGGGCCGACGACGAGCAACTGGCCGCCGCGCTGGCACCTGCCCTGGACGACTGTTGGCAGCTGGCCTCCGCCGAGCCCCACCTCAAAGGCCGAAACGGCGTCGCGGTCCTGAGTCGGCACCCGTTCGACGCGGTCCGCGTGGGCGTCGGAGTCGACGAGTTCGCCGACCACGGTCGCTACCTCGAGGTCGACATCGCGAACCTCACCGTCGCCAGCGTGTACGTCCAGACCGGCGAGGCCGAGACGCCCCGGCAGCTGGAAAAGGAACGGTTCATGGTGGCGCTGGCCAAACGGATGGCCGAGCTGAGCACCTCGGGGCGGGACGCGGTGGTGTGCGGGGACTGGAACATCGCCCACACCGAGAACGACATCAAAGCCTGGAAGGCCAACGTCAAGAAGTCGGGTTTTTTGCCCGCCGAGCGGCAGTGGGTGGGGGAACTGCTCGACGCGGGCTGGGTCGACGTGGTCCGGCATCTGCACCCTGACATGGCGGGGCCCTACAGCTGGTGGTCCTGGCGCGGCAAGGCCTTCGACAACGACGCCGGGTGGCGGATCGACTACCAGCTGGCCAACCAGCAACTGGCGGCCCGCACCGTCGCCGCCCGGGTGGAGCGGCCCGAGGCGTACGCGCTGCGGTGGTCTGATCACGCCCCGGTGACGGTCGAGTACGTCTAG
- a CDS encoding esterase/lipase family protein: MSAVCSAPAAGAAPPPTGRAVVIVSGGDATSPFTTPDQACATGLAAGNTDTALRQHLLDHGHTVYTSPALAGRGPVVDQPGFGAFGDCPVTLPENMTVNSTGSIDTAGEHLARFFTYLQDEFGVRELDVVGHSMGGLYSRAAFAVLQSLDSPIRIRSLTTIGTPWQGSYLSDYANGITPKSDCLGDRFCETAMDGMQAEVQRLMAGSGREVNQAFLMGPDGWNEYQAGVLDEIPVTLIAGDRFTMAGPVNRTVWPNDGLVAVTSALAVDISERVLPHRRCLQFDDTHSIFVSETAGLPWETGLTWDPRVHDAVRTAIEGAGTPGATSEPGCG, translated from the coding sequence ATGTCGGCCGTGTGCAGCGCACCCGCTGCCGGCGCCGCTCCGCCACCGACCGGCCGCGCCGTGGTGATCGTGTCCGGTGGCGACGCCACGAGCCCGTTCACCACTCCGGATCAGGCCTGCGCCACCGGATTGGCGGCAGGCAACACCGATACCGCGCTGCGCCAACACCTCCTGGATCACGGCCACACGGTCTACACCTCGCCCGCACTCGCCGGACGCGGACCCGTCGTCGACCAGCCGGGCTTCGGCGCATTCGGCGACTGCCCCGTCACCCTGCCCGAGAACATGACGGTGAATTCGACCGGCAGCATCGACACCGCCGGCGAACATCTGGCGCGCTTCTTCACCTACCTGCAGGACGAATTCGGCGTCCGTGAGCTCGATGTCGTGGGTCACTCCATGGGCGGTCTGTACTCCCGTGCCGCGTTCGCCGTGCTGCAGAGCCTCGATTCACCCATCCGGATCCGCTCGCTGACCACCATCGGGACCCCGTGGCAGGGGTCTTACCTGTCCGACTACGCCAACGGCATCACGCCGAAGTCCGACTGTCTGGGTGACCGGTTCTGTGAGACGGCGATGGACGGTATGCAGGCCGAGGTCCAACGGCTGATGGCCGGCTCCGGTCGCGAGGTCAATCAAGCGTTCCTGATGGGGCCCGACGGTTGGAACGAGTACCAGGCCGGGGTTCTCGACGAGATCCCGGTGACCCTGATCGCCGGCGACCGCTTCACCATGGCCGGCCCGGTGAATCGCACAGTGTGGCCCAACGACGGGTTGGTCGCGGTCACCAGCGCGCTCGCCGTGGACATCAGCGAGCGGGTGTTACCTCACCGGCGGTGCCTGCAGTTCGACGACACCCACAGCATCTTCGTCTCCGAGACCGCGGGCCTGCCGTGGGAAACCGGGCTGACCTGGGATCCCCGGGTGCACGACGCGGTGCGCACCGCGATCGAGGGAGCGGGCACCCCCGGCGCGACGTCCGAACCCGGCTGCGGCTAG
- the trpS gene encoding tryptophan--tRNA ligase, whose amino-acid sequence MSDTSRTPARQVVFSGAQPTSDSLHLGNALGAVKQWVALQESFDAYFCVVDLHAITVAQDPKQLRQRTLVTAAQYLALGVDPSKATVFVQSHVPAHAELAWVLGCFTGFGQAARMTQFKDKSQKQGSDSTTVGLFTYPVLMAADILLYNTDLVPVGEDQRQHLELTRDLALRLNAQYKKLFVVPEAMIPESAAKIQDLQEPSAKMSKSAVTDAGLISLLDDPAKTAKKIRSAVTDSEREIRFDREAKPGVSNLLTIQSAVTGVTIDALVAGYQGRGYGDLKKETAEAVVEFVTPIKSRVDELLADRAELEAILAAGAARAQEVSAKTLDRVYDRLGFLARRR is encoded by the coding sequence ATGAGCGACACCAGCCGCACGCCTGCCCGCCAGGTCGTCTTCTCCGGCGCCCAACCCACCTCCGATTCCCTGCATCTGGGCAACGCCCTCGGCGCGGTCAAGCAGTGGGTGGCTCTGCAGGAGAGCTTCGACGCGTACTTCTGCGTCGTGGATCTGCACGCCATCACCGTCGCGCAGGACCCCAAGCAGCTGCGCCAGCGCACCCTGGTGACGGCCGCCCAGTATCTTGCGCTGGGCGTCGATCCGTCCAAGGCGACGGTGTTCGTCCAGAGTCACGTGCCCGCACACGCCGAATTGGCTTGGGTGCTGGGATGTTTCACGGGGTTCGGGCAGGCCGCGCGGATGACCCAGTTCAAGGACAAGTCGCAGAAGCAGGGCAGCGACTCGACCACCGTGGGTCTGTTCACCTATCCGGTGCTGATGGCCGCCGACATCCTGCTCTACAACACCGATCTGGTCCCGGTGGGCGAGGACCAGCGCCAGCACCTGGAGCTGACGCGTGACCTGGCGCTGCGGCTGAACGCACAGTACAAGAAGCTTTTCGTGGTGCCCGAGGCGATGATTCCGGAGTCGGCGGCCAAGATCCAGGACCTGCAGGAGCCCAGCGCCAAGATGAGCAAGTCGGCCGTCACCGACGCCGGGTTGATCAGTCTGCTCGACGATCCGGCCAAGACCGCCAAGAAGATTCGTTCGGCGGTGACCGACAGCGAGCGCGAGATCCGCTTCGACCGCGAGGCCAAGCCCGGGGTGTCGAATCTGTTGACCATCCAGTCTGCGGTCACCGGTGTGACGATCGACGCCCTGGTTGCCGGATACCAGGGCCGCGGGTACGGCGATCTGAAGAAGGAGACCGCCGAGGCGGTGGTGGAGTTCGTGACCCCCATCAAGTCCCGGGTCGATGAACTCCTCGCCGACCGCGCCGAGTTGGAGGCGATTCTGGCCGCCGGGGCGGCGCGGGCGCAGGAGGTGTCTGCGAAGACGCTGGATCGGGTATATGACCGGCTGGGCTTTCTGGCTCGGCGAAGATGA
- the yhjD gene encoding inner membrane protein YhjD — translation MTDPARSDTEVDDIDAEAEKPGLLDRYRARWHWFDHVMRAQQRYTDSKGDFYAAGITYFTIFALFPLLMVGFAIGGFVLAGSPELMAQVQGWIRSSVSGDMGQQLITLMDSAIESRATVGAIGLATAAWAGLGWIGNLREALSQMWGLFRDEPQGFLRTKLSDLSALVSVFVAIVLTFALTALSSGSTMRTVLQFFGVGDIPGLGVGLQVASRVASVLVSWLLFTTMIARLPRESISFRSSIRAGLIAAVGFEIFKLVASIYLQSVVTGPAGATFGPVLGLMVFAYITARLILFSTAWAATSKDNLQEDVVPPPEPAVITTRVITRPGIGPLQAAAAAAVGAVGVLGLSRIRRRENDD, via the coding sequence GTGACGGATCCGGCCCGCTCGGACACCGAGGTCGACGACATCGACGCCGAGGCTGAGAAGCCGGGATTGCTGGACCGCTACCGCGCCCGCTGGCACTGGTTCGATCACGTGATGCGGGCGCAGCAGCGCTACACCGACTCCAAGGGTGACTTCTACGCCGCCGGCATCACCTACTTCACCATCTTCGCGCTCTTCCCCCTGTTGATGGTCGGGTTCGCGATCGGCGGCTTCGTGCTGGCCGGATCTCCAGAGCTGATGGCCCAGGTGCAGGGTTGGATCCGCTCGAGCGTCTCCGGTGACATGGGCCAGCAACTGATCACGTTGATGGACTCGGCCATCGAATCGCGCGCCACGGTCGGTGCTATCGGACTGGCCACGGCGGCGTGGGCCGGGCTGGGCTGGATCGGCAATCTGCGTGAGGCCCTGAGCCAGATGTGGGGCCTGTTCCGCGATGAGCCACAGGGTTTCCTGCGCACCAAGTTGTCAGACCTGTCGGCATTGGTCTCGGTATTCGTGGCGATCGTCTTGACGTTCGCGCTGACCGCCCTCAGCAGCGGCAGCACCATGCGAACAGTGCTGCAGTTCTTCGGAGTGGGCGACATCCCGGGTCTGGGGGTGGGGCTGCAGGTGGCCTCCCGCGTCGCGTCGGTGCTGGTGTCATGGCTGCTGTTCACCACCATGATCGCCCGGCTGCCGCGGGAGTCGATCAGCTTCCGCAGCAGTATCAGGGCCGGGCTGATCGCCGCCGTCGGGTTCGAGATTTTCAAATTGGTGGCTTCGATCTACCTGCAGTCGGTGGTCACCGGACCGGCCGGCGCGACGTTCGGTCCGGTGCTGGGCCTGATGGTGTTCGCCTACATCACCGCGCGGCTCATCCTGTTCTCGACCGCCTGGGCCGCCACCTCCAAGGACAATCTCCAGGAGGACGTGGTACCGCCGCCCGAGCCGGCGGTGATCACCACCCGGGTCATCACCCGGCCCGGTATCGGCCCCCTGCAGGCTGCCGCGGCCGCCGCCGTGGGAGCGGTTGGTGTGCTCGGTCTTTCGCGAATCAGGCGGCGCGAGAACGACGATTGA
- a CDS encoding D-alanyl-D-alanine carboxypeptidase: protein MATTRPLFRHAAALAVALIALSSPALAHAEPEACPYRVTTPPAVDASEVPKPGDPTPAPLAVPAKPVGGDALGGCGIIAAPNTPPVPGDVSAESWIVADMDTGEVIAARDPHGRHRPASVIKVLTALASLRELNLNKQVPGTQDDANAEGTKVGVGPGGFYTVNDLLHGLMMHSGNDAAHALAMQLGGWDAALGKLNTLASQLGGRDTRAATPSGLDGPGMSTSAYDLALFYRYAWQNPTFTDIVRTQSFDFPGRDGNPPYEVVNDVKLLYNYPGALGGKTGYTDDAGQTFVGAAERDGRRLVTVLLKGTRQPIAPWEQAARLLDYGFSLPAGTSVGKLVDPDPALQPKEKQPIDDMAAVAAAQAATLVPAADAVPVRVGVAVVGTVVVFGLILIARAVNRRSRAA, encoded by the coding sequence ATGGCGACCACACGACCCCTGTTCCGGCACGCCGCCGCGCTCGCGGTGGCGCTGATCGCGCTGAGCAGCCCCGCCTTGGCGCACGCCGAACCCGAAGCCTGCCCCTACCGGGTCACCACCCCGCCGGCCGTCGACGCCTCCGAGGTGCCCAAGCCCGGCGATCCCACTCCGGCCCCGCTGGCCGTGCCCGCCAAGCCCGTGGGCGGAGACGCCCTCGGCGGCTGCGGCATCATCGCCGCACCCAACACCCCGCCGGTCCCCGGCGACGTCTCGGCCGAATCGTGGATCGTGGCCGACATGGACACCGGCGAGGTGATCGCCGCCCGCGATCCCCATGGCCGCCACCGCCCCGCCAGTGTCATCAAGGTGCTCACCGCGCTGGCGTCATTGCGGGAGCTGAACCTCAACAAGCAGGTGCCCGGAACCCAGGACGATGCCAACGCCGAGGGCACCAAGGTGGGCGTCGGCCCCGGCGGCTTCTACACGGTCAACGACCTGCTGCACGGCCTGATGATGCACTCCGGCAACGACGCCGCCCATGCCCTGGCGATGCAGCTGGGCGGGTGGGACGCCGCACTGGGCAAGCTCAACACTCTGGCGAGCCAGCTCGGTGGCCGCGACACCCGCGCCGCCACCCCGTCCGGTCTGGACGGGCCCGGCATGAGCACCTCGGCCTACGACCTGGCGCTGTTCTACCGGTACGCCTGGCAGAACCCGACGTTCACCGACATCGTGCGCACGCAGTCCTTCGATTTCCCTGGGCGCGACGGCAACCCGCCGTACGAAGTCGTCAACGACGTCAAGCTGCTCTACAACTACCCCGGCGCGCTCGGCGGCAAGACCGGGTACACCGACGACGCCGGCCAGACCTTCGTCGGCGCCGCCGAGCGGGACGGCCGCCGACTGGTGACGGTTCTGCTCAAGGGCACCAGACAACCGATTGCGCCCTGGGAGCAGGCCGCGCGCCTGCTGGACTACGGCTTCAGCCTGCCGGCCGGCACCTCGGTCGGGAAACTGGTGGACCCGGACCCGGCTCTGCAGCCCAAGGAGAAGCAACCGATCGACGACATGGCCGCAGTGGCAGCGGCGCAGGCGGCCACCCTGGTCCCGGCTGCGGACGCGGTACCGGTGCGCGTCGGCGTGGCGGTGGTGGGGACCGTGGTGGTGTTCGGGCTGATCCTGATCGCCCGCGCGGTCAATCGTCGTTCTCGCGCCGCCTGA
- a CDS encoding MarR family winged helix-turn-helix transcriptional regulator, with translation MEHECWRQFSESATRIGDLLQRTLTREHGFSLHDVMLLQTLATAPAGSARMGDLADALVLLPSRLTQQVARMEGAGLVVRSVSPQDRRGVVASITDAGRVRLGPALDTYARVVRSHFLDPVTRRQMTSIGDSCRRVGSGFVTPPQRPKPLSL, from the coding sequence GTGGAGCACGAATGCTGGCGTCAGTTCAGTGAATCGGCGACCCGGATCGGTGATCTGCTGCAGCGCACCCTGACGCGCGAGCACGGCTTCAGCCTGCACGACGTCATGCTGCTGCAGACGCTGGCGACCGCACCCGCCGGGTCGGCCCGGATGGGCGATCTGGCCGACGCGCTGGTGCTGTTGCCGAGCCGCCTCACCCAGCAGGTGGCCAGAATGGAGGGCGCGGGTCTGGTGGTGCGCAGCGTCAGTCCGCAGGACCGCCGGGGTGTGGTCGCCTCCATCACCGACGCCGGCCGGGTGCGGCTGGGGCCGGCGCTGGACACCTATGCCCGCGTTGTGCGCAGCCACTTCCTCGATCCGGTCACCCGCCGCCAGATGACGTCGATCGGCGACAGCTGCCGGCGGGTCGGCAGCGGGTTCGTCACGCCCCCGCAGCGGCCGAAACCGCTGAGCCTGTGA
- a CDS encoding aspartate aminotransferase family protein, with the protein MTIISETEQHLAGGLSAKADRHLWGHFARHGEGITPTIITRGDGVHIWDSEGNKYIDGLSGLFVVQVGHGRAELAETAAKQAESLAFFPLWSFATPPAIELAERIAGYAPGDLNRVFFTTGGGEAVESAWKLAKQYFKLTGKPGKYKVISRSIAYHGTPQGALAITGIPAFKAPFDPPTPGGFRVPNTNFYRAPEQFSTDPKAFGRYCADRIAEAIEYEGPDTVAAVFLEPVQNAGGCFPPPPGYFERVREICDEYDVLLVSDEVICAYGRIGSMFACNDFGYTPDIITCAKGLTSGYSPIGAMIASDRLFEPFNDGSTVFGHGYTFGGHPVSAAVALANLDIFEREGINDHVKQNAPAFRATLEKLLDIPIVGDVRGEGFFYGIELVKDKATKETFNDEECERLLRGFLTPALFEAGLYCRADDRGDPVVQLAPPLICGQREFDAIYDILHNVLTEASARM; encoded by the coding sequence ATGACAATAATCTCGGAAACCGAACAACATCTGGCCGGCGGACTGTCCGCCAAGGCCGACCGGCACCTGTGGGGCCACTTCGCCCGCCACGGTGAAGGGATCACACCGACGATCATCACCCGTGGTGACGGCGTCCACATCTGGGACAGCGAGGGCAACAAGTACATCGACGGGCTCTCGGGGCTGTTCGTCGTCCAGGTCGGCCACGGCCGCGCCGAGCTGGCCGAGACCGCCGCCAAGCAGGCGGAGTCGCTGGCGTTCTTCCCGCTGTGGTCGTTCGCCACGCCGCCGGCGATCGAGCTGGCAGAGCGCATCGCCGGCTACGCACCCGGCGACCTGAACCGGGTGTTCTTCACCACCGGCGGCGGCGAGGCCGTCGAAAGCGCCTGGAAGTTGGCCAAACAGTACTTCAAGCTGACCGGCAAACCGGGCAAGTACAAGGTGATCTCGCGTTCCATCGCCTATCACGGCACGCCGCAGGGCGCGCTGGCCATCACCGGCATCCCGGCGTTCAAGGCACCCTTCGATCCGCCGACCCCCGGCGGCTTCCGGGTGCCCAACACCAACTTCTACCGGGCTCCCGAGCAGTTCAGCACCGATCCCAAGGCGTTCGGCCGCTACTGTGCCGACCGGATCGCCGAGGCCATCGAATACGAAGGCCCCGACACCGTGGCCGCGGTGTTCCTCGAGCCGGTGCAGAATGCCGGCGGGTGCTTCCCGCCGCCGCCCGGATACTTCGAGCGGGTGCGCGAGATCTGCGACGAGTACGACGTCCTGCTGGTCTCCGACGAGGTGATCTGCGCCTACGGCCGCATCGGATCGATGTTCGCCTGCAACGACTTCGGCTACACCCCCGACATCATCACCTGCGCCAAGGGGCTGACGTCCGGGTACTCCCCGATCGGCGCGATGATCGCCAGCGACCGTCTGTTCGAGCCCTTCAATGACGGCTCCACCGTCTTCGGGCACGGCTACACCTTCGGCGGTCACCCGGTATCGGCGGCGGTGGCGCTGGCCAACCTCGACATCTTCGAACGCGAGGGGATCAACGACCACGTGAAGCAGAACGCCCCGGCGTTCCGGGCGACGCTGGAGAAGCTGCTCGACATTCCGATCGTCGGCGACGTCCGCGGCGAGGGTTTCTTCTACGGCATCGAGCTGGTCAAGGACAAAGCCACCAAGGAGACCTTCAACGACGAGGAGTGCGAGCGGCTGCTACGCGGATTCCTCACTCCGGCGCTGTTCGAGGCCGGTCTGTACTGCCGCGCCGATGACCGCGGCGACCCAGTGGTGCAGCTGGCGCCGCCGCTGATCTGCGGCCAGCGCGAATTCGACGCCATCTACGACATCCTGCACAACGTGCTGACCGAGGCGTCTGCCCGGATGTGA
- a CDS encoding Lrp/AsnC family transcriptional regulator has translation MRELGGIGSGHLRASPGGPAMQLDELSKAIIENLQQDGRRSYAGIGKAVGLSEAAVRQRVQRLVDAGVMQIVAVTDPMQLGFARQAMIGIKCTGDTLKVADELSKIASVDYVVLTAGSFDAIVEVVCEDDDDLLDLLNTQIRAVPGVISTETLVYLKLVKQQYNWGTR, from the coding sequence ATGCGCGAATTGGGCGGGATCGGCTCCGGGCATCTTCGCGCGAGCCCGGGCGGGCCGGCGATGCAGCTCGATGAACTGTCCAAGGCCATCATCGAGAACCTGCAGCAGGATGGCCGTCGATCCTACGCGGGCATCGGCAAGGCTGTCGGGTTGTCCGAGGCGGCGGTACGTCAGCGGGTGCAGCGGCTGGTCGACGCGGGCGTGATGCAGATCGTCGCGGTGACCGACCCGATGCAGCTCGGTTTCGCCCGCCAGGCGATGATCGGCATCAAGTGCACCGGCGACACCCTCAAGGTCGCCGACGAGCTGTCGAAGATCGCATCCGTCGACTACGTGGTCCTGACCGCTGGCTCCTTCGACGCCATCGTCGAAGTGGTCTGCGAGGACGACGACGACCTGCTGGACCTGCTCAACACACAAATCCGCGCCGTCCCAGGGGTGATATCCACCGAAACGTTGGTTTATCTGAAACTTGTTAAACAGCAATACAATTGGGGTACGCGATGA